Genomic segment of Gammaproteobacteria bacterium:
CTGATGATCGCTCAGCGGCTGTCCAGGCTTGGCTCTGCGATTTACCCGATAGCGCACACCGGCTTGTTTCGCACACTGTCGATGGTGTTCGCACCAATAGGCGCGATCGCCATACAGGGCTGTCTCGTCGCCGTGCAACAACGCGGGCAGTTGGTTGATGTCGGCCTGCGCCGCATCGGTGCCGGTCACGCTGTGCACGGTGCCACGGATATCAACGTCCACATGCCACTTCATACCAAAGTACCATTGATTGCCTTTCTTGGTCTGGCGCATCTTAGGATCACGAGTACGACTGGCATTCTTGGTCGAGGACGGGGCATTGATGATGGTGGCATCGACAATGGTGCCAGCCTTTAACAATAGCTTTCGCTCCTCAAGCAAGGCGCGCACTTCGGCAAAGATGCCCTCGGTCAGACCATGACGCTCCAGCAGATGACGAAACCCCAGGATGCTGCTTTCATCCGGAATGGCGTCCTCGCTAAGCTCAATGCCCGCGAAGCGGCGCATCGACTCGCTGTCATACAGCGCGTCCTCGGCAGCCGGGTCGGACAGATTGAACCACTGTTGCATGAAGTAAATACGCAGCATGCGTTCCAAACCTAGCGGCCGGCGCCCCTGACCCGCAACCGGATAATGCGGCTCGATCAAGGCCAACAGCCGCAGCCACGGAATCACCGCATCCATCTCGCAAAGAAACTGCTCACGACGCGTGCGCTTCTTCTTCGCATCGTACGCCAAGCTCGC
This window contains:
- a CDS encoding IS5 family transposase, coding for MKQTTFASLAYDAKKKRTRREQFLCEMDAVIPWLRLLALIEPHYPVAGQGRRPLGLERMLRIYFMQQWFNLSDPAAEDALYDSESMRRFAGIELSEDAIPDESSILGFRHLLERHGLTEGIFAEVRALLEERKLLLKAGTIVDATIINAPSSTKNASRTRDPKMRQTKKGNQWYFGMKWHVDVDIRGTVHSVTGTDAAQADINQLPALLHGDETALYGDRAYWCEHHRQCAKQAGVRYRVNRRAKPGQPLSDHQKAINQSRSKVRARGEHAFHVVKHLWGHAQVRYRGIAKNLAHAFTLFALANLYRLRRRLRPQVNCAHT